From a region of the Streptomyces tirandamycinicus genome:
- a CDS encoding Fur family transcriptional regulator, whose amino-acid sequence MSDLLERLRARGWRVTAQRRVVAQVLDGDHVHLTADEVHARAVRRLPEISRATVYNTLGELVALGEVAEVSTDGRAKRYDPNAHHPHQHLVCSGCGTIRDVRPAGDPLASLPAEQRFGFTVSGAEVTYRGLCPSCA is encoded by the coding sequence ATGAGCGACCTGCTGGAGCGGCTGCGAGCACGTGGCTGGCGGGTGACCGCCCAGCGGCGCGTCGTGGCTCAGGTCCTCGACGGCGACCATGTGCACCTCACGGCGGACGAGGTGCACGCCCGCGCCGTGCGGCGGCTGCCCGAGATCTCCCGGGCGACCGTCTACAACACGCTGGGTGAACTGGTTGCTCTCGGCGAGGTCGCAGAGGTCTCCACGGACGGCCGCGCCAAGCGCTACGACCCCAACGCACACCACCCGCACCAGCACCTGGTGTGCTCCGGTTGCGGCACCATCCGCGACGTCCGCCCGGCCGGGGACCCGCTGGCCTCCCTTCCGGCCGAGCAGCGGTTCGGGTTCACGGTGTCCGGGGCCGAGGTCACCTACCGCGGGCTGTGCCCGTCCTGCGCCTGA
- a CDS encoding (Fe-S)-binding protein has protein sequence MRVALFVTCVNDTLFPRTGRAVVRLLERLGVEVDFPPGQTCCGQPQYNSGYRHQAEPLVRRHAAAFDGYDHVVTPSASCAAMVRDGHPRIGARAAAEGRGRELAEAAAASAPRTYELTEFLVDVLGVTDVGAYYPYTVTYHPTCHGLRMLGLGDRPRRLLEHVAGLELRELEGAEECCGFGGTFALKNAAVSAAMGADKARHISATGARAVCAVDNSCLMHIGGVLARLDSPVRPVHIAEILASTEEDVR, from the coding sequence ATGCGGGTAGCGCTCTTCGTCACATGCGTCAACGACACGCTCTTCCCGCGCACCGGCCGGGCCGTCGTCCGGCTGCTGGAGCGCCTCGGCGTGGAGGTGGACTTCCCACCCGGGCAGACGTGTTGCGGACAGCCGCAGTACAACAGCGGCTACCGCCACCAGGCCGAGCCCCTGGTACGCCGCCACGCCGCCGCCTTCGACGGCTACGACCACGTCGTCACGCCCTCCGCCTCCTGCGCGGCGATGGTCCGCGACGGCCATCCCCGGATCGGGGCCCGGGCAGCCGCCGAAGGCCGCGGCCGGGAGCTCGCCGAGGCCGCGGCGGCCTCTGCCCCGCGGACGTACGAACTGACGGAGTTCCTGGTCGACGTGCTCGGGGTGACGGACGTCGGGGCGTACTACCCGTACACCGTCACCTACCATCCGACGTGCCACGGCCTGCGGATGCTCGGGCTCGGCGACCGGCCGCGGAGGCTGCTGGAGCACGTCGCGGGGCTGGAGCTCAGGGAGCTCGAGGGCGCCGAGGAGTGCTGCGGTTTCGGCGGGACCTTCGCCCTGAAGAACGCCGCCGTGTCGGCGGCCATGGGCGCGGACAAGGCACGCCACATCTCCGCCACCGGCGCCCGGGCGGTGTGCGCGGTCGACAACTCGTGCCTGATGCACATCGGCGGCGTCCTCGCCCGGCTCGACTCGCCGGTGCGGCCCGTCCACATCGCCGAGATCCTGGCGAGCACGGAGGAGGACGTCCGATGA